One segment of Nocardioides sp. QY071 DNA contains the following:
- a CDS encoding branched-chain amino acid ABC transporter permease translates to METVVAGLAAGGLFALVAHGFVLTFLTTNTLNFALGEFMVIAAFLALGVGSWDWLPAAAKIVLVVSVVGLLGALTYRLIVLPFTTGGHNDSRWLLSTVGLSFVVINLTTNGEGVLRQPLAYGGRDGVVEVLGVRLQAQQGLIAVAAVAVSIALVMLTRLTGLGGRMRAVSEDAEAASLMGISPKGIGMIAYGLAMSVVALAGVLWAAEVGASPQLGEPLLVGAFAAGIIGGLTSLWGPLLGGAIYGTVTAAVGESAGLMWGEVSGLLVVLVVLMFRPEGLLGRRVDVKL, encoded by the coding sequence GTGGAGACTGTCGTTGCCGGGCTGGCCGCAGGCGGGCTGTTCGCCCTGGTCGCCCATGGATTCGTACTCACCTTCCTGACGACCAACACACTGAATTTCGCGCTCGGCGAGTTCATGGTCATCGCCGCCTTCCTTGCCCTGGGAGTGGGTTCGTGGGACTGGCTGCCCGCCGCAGCGAAGATCGTGCTTGTCGTCTCCGTCGTCGGCCTGCTCGGAGCATTGACCTACCGATTGATCGTCCTGCCGTTCACCACCGGTGGCCACAACGACTCGCGCTGGCTCCTGTCCACGGTCGGCCTCTCGTTCGTCGTCATCAACCTGACCACCAACGGCGAGGGTGTTCTTCGCCAGCCGCTCGCCTACGGCGGACGTGACGGAGTCGTCGAGGTGCTCGGGGTCCGACTGCAGGCACAGCAGGGCCTGATCGCCGTGGCTGCTGTCGCAGTGTCGATCGCGTTGGTGATGTTGACCCGCCTCACTGGGTTGGGTGGCCGTATGCGCGCGGTGTCAGAAGATGCTGAGGCAGCGTCCCTGATGGGCATCTCGCCCAAAGGCATCGGCATGATCGCCTATGGCCTGGCCATGTCAGTTGTTGCACTGGCAGGGGTGCTGTGGGCGGCGGAGGTGGGCGCTTCGCCGCAACTGGGCGAACCGTTGCTCGTAGGTGCCTTTGCTGCCGGCATCATCGGCGGCCTCACCTCGCTCTGGGGACCGCTACTTGGCGGGGCGATCTACGGAACGGTGACAGCGGCCGTCGGCGAGTCGGCCGGACTCATGTGGGGCGAGGTCTCGGGACTCCTCGTCGTCCTCGTAGTTCTCATGTTCCGGCCAGAGGGCCTTCTCGGGCGACGAGTGGACGTCAAGCTCTGA
- a CDS encoding ABC transporter substrate-binding protein, with the protein MHTRWTALALVTTFLAAGCGSNAESSSDDSDAVIGVIGPKTGPAPQFYEDTKRGIELAAPIIEDRYDLDLDFVYADDAGSPEGASRSVQKLLNEDDVDAIFGPPQSAPALQIADVIARSRRPYFLVSAGNPALVPTGGDTNYAFRTQWSGAVLNDVNSQVVFADVDGEKAVVGVAYSADAFGQATIAQYRELGEQLGVKVVGESMQSGATDFTAGAKRLRDAGVNSMFFNFTSGSDIATVTRDMKVVGFDPARKTTTSNVLANYRELSNPAEWEGLKFVEREDLNSPTFKKILAEYRAAYGEEPQLPTVVYNVYAALDAYGQGLKAGGSDHEAVRDAIESVASVNVEGSIYDKPFGPGDGEFYDDDIDNWHVMGFDDTPEGNIVTEGTVAECIKLGC; encoded by the coding sequence ATGCACACCCGATGGACAGCTCTCGCCCTGGTCACGACCTTCCTCGCAGCCGGGTGCGGTTCGAACGCGGAATCGTCATCGGACGACAGCGATGCTGTCATCGGGGTCATCGGCCCGAAGACGGGGCCGGCGCCGCAGTTCTACGAAGACACGAAACGCGGTATCGAGCTGGCCGCCCCGATCATCGAGGACCGCTACGACCTCGACCTCGACTTCGTCTACGCGGATGACGCGGGTTCTCCCGAGGGTGCATCGCGCTCGGTCCAGAAGCTCCTGAACGAGGACGATGTCGACGCGATCTTCGGTCCTCCGCAGTCCGCTCCGGCTCTGCAGATCGCCGATGTCATCGCTCGCTCTCGGCGTCCCTACTTCCTGGTCTCGGCGGGGAATCCGGCTCTCGTCCCGACAGGCGGCGACACGAACTACGCGTTCAGGACGCAGTGGTCGGGGGCGGTCCTCAACGACGTCAACAGCCAGGTCGTCTTCGCTGACGTCGACGGCGAGAAGGCTGTCGTCGGGGTCGCGTATTCGGCAGATGCGTTCGGGCAGGCGACGATCGCTCAGTACCGGGAGCTCGGGGAGCAGCTCGGCGTGAAGGTGGTTGGCGAGTCCATGCAATCTGGCGCCACCGACTTCACGGCAGGCGCGAAGCGCCTGCGCGACGCTGGCGTCAACTCGATGTTCTTCAACTTCACCTCGGGATCTGATATCGCCACAGTGACGCGCGACATGAAGGTCGTGGGATTCGATCCGGCGCGAAAGACCACGACCAGCAACGTTCTCGCCAACTACCGCGAGCTGTCGAACCCGGCCGAGTGGGAGGGCCTGAAGTTCGTCGAGCGCGAAGACCTGAACAGCCCGACCTTCAAGAAGATCCTGGCGGAGTACAGGGCTGCCTATGGCGAGGAGCCGCAGCTGCCGACGGTCGTCTACAACGTGTACGCAGCGTTGGACGCCTACGGACAGGGGCTCAAGGCCGGCGGCTCGGACCACGAGGCCGTTCGGGACGCGATCGAGTCCGTCGCCAGCGTGAATGTCGAAGGGAGCATCTACGACAAGCCCTTCGGGCCCGGAGACGGTGAGTTCTACGACGACGACATCGACAACTGGCACGTCATGGGGTTCGACGACACCCCTGAGGGCAACATCGTCACTGAAGGCACGGTCGCCGAGTGCATCAAGCTCGGATGTTGA
- a CDS encoding TetR/AcrR family transcriptional regulator: MRQRIVESTARIIGERGYAEASVARIVDDVGISQGTFYRYFETRQDLFDIVLPTYAERMLTFIQEHVDAESTGIEREMQRMKAFLDFVADHPWFARIVDEANVQAPAGNDAYFDRVVNGYVRTLQRAVDRGEIVGYDPEDLEGIALALLAARSYYAKVYLSSMGHVGKSRDAVLKGYRAFVERALFMPPCR, from the coding sequence ATGCGCCAGCGCATCGTCGAAAGTACTGCGCGCATCATCGGTGAGCGCGGTTACGCCGAGGCATCGGTGGCGCGGATCGTCGACGACGTCGGCATCTCGCAGGGCACCTTCTACCGCTACTTCGAGACCCGTCAGGACCTGTTCGACATCGTCCTCCCGACCTACGCGGAGCGGATGCTGACCTTCATCCAGGAGCATGTTGACGCCGAGTCGACCGGCATTGAGCGCGAGATGCAGAGGATGAAGGCGTTCCTCGACTTCGTCGCCGATCACCCGTGGTTCGCTCGGATCGTGGATGAGGCCAACGTGCAGGCGCCAGCAGGCAATGACGCCTACTTCGACCGGGTCGTCAACGGGTACGTGCGCACGCTCCAGCGTGCCGTCGACCGAGGCGAGATCGTCGGTTACGACCCAGAGGACCTCGAGGGGATCGCGCTAGCTCTGCTCGCTGCACGCAGCTACTACGCGAAGGTGTACCTGTCCAGCATGGGTCACGTCGGCAAGTCGCGCGATGCGGTACTGAAGGGCTATCGAGCCTTCGTGGAGCGGGCTCTCTTCATGCCACCCTGCCGATAA
- a CDS encoding NADPH:quinone oxidoreductase family protein, producing the protein MRALMTVAPGGPEALEWFDLSEPVPGPGEACIAVRAVGLNATDLLMMRDLYQDKVTRPFSPGGEVAGFVESVGDGVTDLVVGDRVVAITGSGGLREKVVLPAASWTRIPEQVSFEEAAVLPIAYASALHALQDRARLVSGERVLVLGAGAGIGLAAVQIAAHLGAEVVAACSTSEKVEAALAGGAASGFVYSPPGSDASGRRELRRVFAEAVGEGGADVVVDPVSGPYAEPAARSMSIGGRYILVGFAAGVGPMPNNVILVKRGEVIGSALGEHLKDRPQHIETLMGQLLDWCAIGTLRPTITSVIPLDEAAAGLELLDRHAITGKVVVQIGEQAGDR; encoded by the coding sequence ATGCGCGCCCTGATGACAGTCGCGCCCGGAGGGCCGGAGGCGCTCGAGTGGTTCGACCTCTCCGAGCCAGTCCCCGGCCCCGGAGAGGCGTGTATCGCCGTACGAGCAGTCGGGCTGAACGCGACCGATCTATTGATGATGCGCGACCTCTACCAGGACAAGGTCACTCGTCCGTTCTCGCCCGGCGGTGAGGTCGCCGGCTTCGTGGAATCCGTGGGCGACGGCGTGACTGATCTCGTCGTCGGGGATCGGGTCGTGGCGATCACCGGCTCCGGCGGCTTGCGAGAGAAGGTCGTCTTGCCGGCCGCGAGCTGGACCAGGATCCCGGAGCAGGTGAGCTTCGAGGAAGCCGCTGTGCTGCCGATCGCCTATGCCAGCGCGCTCCACGCTCTGCAGGATCGGGCCCGGCTGGTCTCGGGCGAGCGGGTGCTGGTCCTGGGCGCGGGAGCGGGAATCGGTCTCGCGGCGGTGCAGATCGCGGCGCACCTCGGCGCTGAGGTCGTTGCCGCGTGCTCGACAAGTGAGAAGGTCGAGGCGGCACTGGCGGGTGGAGCTGCCAGTGGGTTCGTGTATTCCCCACCGGGATCAGATGCTTCCGGCCGACGAGAGTTGCGTCGGGTGTTTGCCGAGGCAGTGGGGGAGGGCGGAGCCGACGTCGTCGTCGACCCGGTGAGCGGCCCCTATGCCGAGCCAGCGGCTCGTTCCATGAGCATTGGCGGCCGGTACATCCTGGTTGGCTTCGCGGCGGGCGTCGGCCCAATGCCGAACAACGTGATCCTCGTCAAGCGCGGGGAGGTGATCGGTTCGGCGCTCGGCGAACACCTCAAGGATCGGCCACAGCACATCGAGACTCTGATGGGACAGCTCCTCGACTGGTGTGCGATCGGCACGCTAAGACCGACCATCACCTCCGTGATACCACTGGACGAGGCCGCTGCCGGGCTTGAACTTCTCGACCGTCACGCGATCACTGGAAAGGTGGTCGTGCAGATCGGCGAGCAAGCAGGCGATCGGTAG
- a CDS encoding acyl-CoA dehydrogenase family protein yields MTANLSAQSDVDLRHSDRSRDLQQQLGAFMDEYVYPAERAVHHEIERLGPWARYPTLLELRAKAKSAGLWNLFMPAGRDGDGLTNLEYAPLAEIMGRVLFGAEVFNCSAPDSGNMETLHKYGTPQHQARWLSPLLEGTSRSAFAMTEPDAASSDATAISSSIVRDGDEYVINGRKWYTSGATHPDCEIMIFMGRTDPAAERHRQQSMVLVPRNAEGVRVVRALPVLGSYLDRACEVWFDDVRVPVENVLLGEGRGFEIAQGRLGPGRMHHCMRLIGLSERVLERMCRRVESRSTFGRPIAEQTVTLERIAEARLRIEQARLLTVKAAWMMDTVGNSAARQEIAMIKVAAPAIAQQVVDWAIQAFGGAGLTNDFLLSTMYANARSMRLLDGPDEVHRNQIGRIELQRQRTRSNEEASAQVLCRDEVLVMAEGGVWPRPAEWPRGSASSVSSEGGA; encoded by the coding sequence ATGACCGCAAACCTGTCAGCGCAGTCCGATGTGGATCTGCGCCACTCCGACCGCAGTCGCGACCTCCAGCAGCAACTGGGTGCCTTCATGGACGAGTACGTCTATCCGGCCGAGCGGGCGGTGCACCACGAGATCGAGCGGCTCGGGCCTTGGGCGAGGTACCCGACGCTCCTTGAGTTGCGGGCCAAAGCGAAGAGTGCCGGCTTGTGGAACCTCTTCATGCCAGCAGGCCGGGATGGGGATGGATTGACCAACCTGGAGTACGCGCCGCTCGCCGAGATCATGGGGCGTGTCCTGTTCGGCGCCGAGGTGTTCAACTGTTCTGCACCCGATTCGGGAAACATGGAGACCCTCCACAAGTACGGAACTCCCCAGCATCAGGCGCGCTGGCTCTCGCCACTGCTCGAGGGAACGTCTCGATCGGCATTCGCGATGACTGAGCCGGATGCGGCATCCTCGGATGCCACCGCTATCTCAAGCTCCATCGTCCGCGATGGAGACGAGTACGTGATCAACGGGCGCAAGTGGTACACGAGCGGCGCGACCCATCCGGACTGCGAAATCATGATCTTCATGGGCCGCACGGACCCCGCTGCAGAGCGACACCGACAGCAGAGCATGGTGCTCGTTCCGAGGAACGCCGAGGGAGTACGCGTCGTTCGAGCTCTGCCCGTGCTCGGGTCGTACCTGGACCGTGCGTGCGAGGTCTGGTTCGACGATGTTCGGGTGCCGGTCGAGAACGTCCTGCTCGGAGAAGGCCGCGGATTCGAGATCGCCCAGGGACGGCTGGGGCCAGGTCGCATGCACCACTGCATGCGACTGATCGGGTTGAGTGAACGAGTCTTGGAGCGAATGTGCCGGCGCGTTGAGAGCCGGTCCACGTTCGGTCGCCCCATTGCTGAGCAGACGGTGACGCTCGAGAGGATTGCGGAGGCACGACTGCGGATCGAGCAGGCTCGACTTCTCACCGTGAAGGCGGCGTGGATGATGGACACGGTCGGCAACTCGGCGGCGCGCCAGGAGATCGCGATGATCAAGGTGGCAGCGCCGGCCATCGCGCAGCAAGTCGTGGACTGGGCCATCCAGGCGTTTGGAGGAGCCGGCCTGACGAATGACTTCCTCCTCAGCACCATGTACGCCAACGCGCGCTCGATGCGACTGCTCGACGGGCCTGACGAAGTCCACCGCAACCAGATTGGACGCATCGAGCTTCAGCGTCAGCGCACCAGATCGAACGAGGAGGCCTCGGCTCAGGTCCTGTGTCGTGACGAGGTACTCGTGATGGCCGAGGGCGGTGTGTGGCCTCGTCCGGCTGAATGGCCCCGGGGCTCCGCATCTTCGGTATCCAGTGAAGGGGGAGCCTGA
- a CDS encoding CaiB/BaiF CoA-transferase family protein, which yields MPSPLPLSGIRVLDFSTLVPGPLASLLLSDAGADVLKVERPGVGDEMRVLDPLDFVNLNRGKRSVALDLKDPSAITALEGLIERADVLIEQFRPGVMDRLGLGYEHARALNPRILYCSITGYGQDGPLAAKAGHDLNYLVDAGLLASARRSTTDGVPHLPPTFVADIGGGSYPAVVNILLGLRSVEQTGVGAHLDIAMTENLFLWHWWVRTQVDTAGSASAPGTSHPAGGSPRYSLYPAADGAVVAVAALEERFWQQFCELLDLPAELRRNDAEVATVEAHLARLFAQHDGEHWHSLFDGRDVCVSVMTTPENAFAHPHWLARGTFNETSTASGRSFAAIPSPLHRQFRRGGEQFSPQLGSSQALFEQTQAFFNPASEGDQP from the coding sequence ATGCCTTCACCGCTCCCCCTGTCGGGCATCCGGGTGCTCGACTTCTCGACCCTGGTGCCGGGCCCCCTCGCCAGCCTGCTCCTGTCGGACGCCGGAGCAGACGTCCTCAAGGTGGAACGGCCTGGCGTCGGCGACGAGATGCGAGTGCTCGATCCGCTCGACTTCGTGAATCTCAATCGAGGCAAGCGCAGCGTCGCTCTCGACCTCAAGGATCCTTCAGCGATTACCGCACTCGAGGGACTCATCGAGCGTGCAGACGTCCTGATCGAGCAGTTCCGCCCTGGCGTGATGGATCGACTCGGCCTCGGCTACGAGCACGCCCGAGCCCTCAACCCACGGATCCTCTACTGCTCCATCACCGGCTACGGACAGGACGGACCTCTGGCGGCAAAGGCCGGCCACGACCTGAACTATCTCGTCGACGCCGGGCTGCTCGCGTCGGCACGCCGTTCGACCACGGATGGAGTTCCCCACCTTCCGCCGACGTTCGTCGCCGACATCGGCGGGGGTAGCTATCCGGCCGTGGTGAACATCCTCCTCGGCCTGCGTTCCGTCGAGCAGACCGGAGTCGGAGCGCACCTCGACATCGCGATGACCGAGAACCTGTTCCTGTGGCACTGGTGGGTGCGGACCCAGGTAGACACCGCCGGAAGTGCTAGTGCGCCCGGCACGTCCCACCCCGCTGGCGGGTCGCCCCGGTACTCGCTCTACCCGGCAGCCGACGGCGCGGTGGTCGCTGTCGCCGCCCTCGAGGAGCGCTTCTGGCAGCAGTTCTGCGAGCTGCTCGACCTTCCGGCAGAACTGAGGCGGAACGACGCCGAAGTCGCGACGGTCGAGGCGCACCTCGCGCGGCTGTTCGCCCAGCACGATGGCGAGCATTGGCACTCGCTCTTCGACGGCCGCGACGTCTGCGTTTCGGTGATGACCACACCCGAGAACGCCTTCGCGCACCCGCACTGGCTCGCACGCGGCACGTTCAACGAAACCTCGACCGCATCCGGTCGGAGCTTCGCTGCGATTCCCAGCCCACTCCACCGGCAGTTCCGGCGTGGTGGCGAGCAGTTTTCCCCCCAGCTCGGCAGCTCTCAGGCGCTGTTCGAACAGACCCAAGCCTTCTTCAACCCGGCGAGCGAGGGAGATCAGCCATGA